Part of the Shewanella eurypsychrophilus genome is shown below.
GGTTTATTACTGGTGTTTATTGAATGTATGAAAGAGTTGCCTGCTGCATTGTTACTTAGACCGGTAGGCTTTGAAAATTTAGCCACCTATGTGTTTCAATTCGTATCGGATGAACAATTAGAGCATGGAGCACTTGCAGCTATTGTCATCGTATTGGTTGGTTTCGTACCTCTTATTTATTTAAACCGTTCACTAGAGCATGAAAAATAGCGTGTTTTTTTATTGTTATTAGCAAGAATTTTATCGGGTTCATTTCTGTTGGAGCAAGGCAATAATGTCGACACTAAGTATTCAAGGCGTTCACAGTGATTATCAAGGTGAGCAGGTTTTAAAGGGCTTAGACTTGACCTTGGAAAAAGGCGAAATTGTCGCATTACTCGGCCCAAGTGGCTGCGGTAAGACAACCTTACTAAGGGCGATTGCCGGATTGCAGGCAATTAGCGCCGGTGAAGTAAAGATAAATGGTGAGGTGCTTTCCGGTTCTAATGTTTTCGTCCCAAGTGAGCGTAGGGGGGTAGGGATGATTTTTCAAGATTATGCGCTTTTCCCTCATTTAACCGTGGCTGAAAATATTCTCTTTGGGGTCAAAGATACTAATAAAGTACACAGACAGCATCGGCTAGATGAGATGCTCGAGTTGGTAAAACTCGATGGGCTCAGTGAGCGTTTTCCACATGAGTTATCTGGTGGGCAGCAACAAAGGGTATCGATAGCTAGGGCATTAGCTTATGAACCAGAATTGCTGTTGCTTGATGAGCCATTTTCAAATATCGACGCTAAAGTTCGTGGTGAGATGATGCTGGAGATCCGCAATATCCTCAAACAAAGAAATGTGAGTGC
Proteins encoded:
- a CDS encoding ABC transporter ATP-binding protein, translated to MMSTLSIQGVHSDYQGEQVLKGLDLTLEKGEIVALLGPSGCGKTTLLRAIAGLQAISAGEVKINGEVLSGSNVFVPSERRGVGMIFQDYALFPHLTVAENILFGVKDTNKVHRQHRLDEMLELVKLDGLSERFPHELSGGQQQRVSIARALAYEPELLLLDEPFSNIDAKVRGEMMLEIRNILKQRNVSAVFVTHSKDEAFVFADKLALFKDGYIVQYGTAEELYTAPKDRYVADFLGSGNYIPASVKDSFSVETPIGSLKSTSQLTHPVSYQGEILLRPQQIEIIADESGAGVIVERRFLGNICHYQVQIAQDFYEVKTQLSQLVLGQKVNLQAQEHSLVVF